One region of Planctomycetota bacterium genomic DNA includes:
- a CDS encoding TolC family protein yields the protein MPRNDSVAAVLLAIALSAIGGCLAQKKTTPFADDTAHYQRVATEIDYPNVSTPARVDLLDTPRPNSLSNQLPPRFRELTLNEAVQSALANAQVIRDLGGTLIRSPDTAQTVYGAAVTETDPRFGVDAALAAFDAQYSTTLFYEDNHRAFNNSFFGGGTRLLKQEALVYQSQIAKTIATGGKVAFRHNTDYDANNAPGNEFPSAWNTNFEAEVRQPLAQGSGVQYNRIAGPTGVPGIFNGVMLARLRTDVSLTEFEAATRTLLSDVENAYWDLYFAYRDLDAKVLARNTALETWRRVNSLNATGRVGGEAEKEAHAREQYFRFEEEVQNALAGIAVDGTRTNNGTSGGTFRGQGGLQTTERRLRLLIGLPISDGEVLRPIDEPRMADVVFDWTDVMTEALGRRVELRRQRWLVKRRELELAASRNFLRPQFDMVGRYRMRGFGQNLIGGSTADFDNAWGNLATGQFQEYQAGAEFSMPLGFRKGHAMVRNAELNLRREMALLRELERQVVHDISAAMAEKDRAYLVVQTVFNRRHAALQQLRAAQVAFDADQVPLDLVLESQRIAADASSRFYRALIEYTLSLKNMQLEKGSLLDYNGVQLSEAPWADKAYRDAARRDSLRAPVGALSYILTKPPVVTVPKGPLGAAAPAPEPSQTAPPPFAAPQPSGEFVPPPSGQLPVPATQP from the coding sequence ATGCCCCGAAACGACTCGGTTGCCGCCGTGTTGCTAGCAATCGCCTTGTCGGCGATCGGGGGTTGCCTTGCGCAAAAAAAGACGACGCCGTTCGCCGATGACACCGCCCATTATCAACGCGTGGCGACGGAAATCGACTATCCCAATGTCAGCACGCCCGCGCGCGTCGATCTGTTGGATACTCCCCGCCCGAACTCGCTGTCGAACCAACTGCCGCCTCGTTTTCGCGAACTCACTCTCAACGAGGCCGTTCAATCAGCGCTGGCCAACGCGCAGGTGATTCGTGATCTGGGCGGCACGCTGATTCGCTCGCCCGATACGGCCCAGACGGTCTATGGCGCCGCCGTGACCGAGACCGATCCGCGTTTCGGCGTGGACGCCGCGTTGGCCGCCTTTGACGCCCAGTATTCGACGACGTTGTTCTACGAAGACAATCATCGCGCGTTCAACAACTCGTTTTTTGGCGGCGGTACGCGGCTGCTCAAGCAAGAAGCGCTGGTCTATCAGAGCCAGATCGCCAAGACCATCGCGACGGGCGGCAAGGTCGCCTTTCGACACAACACCGATTACGACGCCAACAACGCGCCTGGCAACGAGTTCCCCAGCGCCTGGAATACGAACTTCGAGGCCGAAGTCCGCCAGCCGCTGGCGCAGGGTTCGGGAGTGCAATACAACCGGATCGCCGGCCCGACCGGCGTGCCTGGTATTTTCAACGGCGTGATGCTGGCTCGGTTGCGAACCGATGTCAGCCTGACCGAGTTCGAAGCCGCCACGCGCACGCTGCTTAGCGACGTGGAGAACGCCTATTGGGATCTCTACTTCGCCTATCGCGATTTGGACGCCAAGGTTCTGGCTCGCAACACGGCCTTGGAAACCTGGCGGCGCGTCAACTCGTTGAACGCGACCGGACGCGTGGGTGGCGAAGCGGAAAAGGAAGCGCACGCCCGCGAACAGTACTTTCGTTTCGAAGAGGAAGTGCAAAACGCCTTGGCTGGCATTGCGGTGGATGGCACGCGCACGAACAACGGCACCAGCGGCGGCACTTTCCGCGGTCAGGGTGGCTTGCAGACGACCGAACGAAGATTGCGGCTCCTGATTGGGCTGCCGATCAGCGACGGCGAAGTGCTCCGTCCGATCGACGAACCCAGGATGGCTGACGTCGTTTTCGACTGGACTGACGTGATGACCGAAGCCTTGGGACGTCGCGTCGAGTTGCGCCGGCAGCGCTGGTTGGTCAAACGCCGCGAGTTGGAACTTGCCGCCAGTCGCAACTTCCTCAGACCCCAGTTCGACATGGTGGGACGTTATCGCATGCGCGGCTTCGGACAAAACCTGATCGGCGGCTCGACGGCGGATTTCGACAATGCCTGGGGGAACCTGGCCACTGGCCAGTTTCAGGAATACCAGGCGGGCGCGGAGTTTTCGATGCCGCTGGGCTTCCGCAAGGGGCACGCCATGGTCCGCAACGCCGAGTTGAATCTGCGCCGCGAGATGGCCCTTTTGCGAGAATTGGAAAGACAAGTCGTCCACGATATCAGCGCCGCGATGGCCGAAAAGGATCGCGCCTACCTCGTGGTGCAAACCGTCTTCAACCGACGCCACGCCGCGCTGCAGCAACTGCGGGCGGCTCAAGTGGCCTTCGACGCCGACCAAGTGCCGCTCGATCTGGTGCTCGAATCGCAACGCATCGCGGCCGACGCCAGCTCGCGTTTCTATCGAGCCTTGATCGAATACACGCTGTCACTCAAGAATATGCAATTGGAAAAGGGATCGTTGCTGGATTACAACGGCGTGCAACTGTCCGAAGCGCCTTGGGCCGACAAAGCGTATCGCGACGCGGCACGTCGCGACTCGCTGCGAGCGCCGGTGGGTGCGCTCAGCTATATCCTCACCAAGCCGCCGGTCGTGACAGTTCCCAAGGGGCCTCTCGGGGCTGCCGCGCCTGCGCCAGAGCCATCCCAAACCGCCCCGCCGCCATTCGCCGCGCCTCAGCCTTCCGGCGAATTCGTGCCACCACCCTCGGGCCAATTGCCAGTCCCCGCCACTCAACCCTAA
- a CDS encoding HlyD family efflux transporter periplasmic adaptor subunit: MSANPVSLDSLADVMLDEIDQLIAELAKLSKTDVPPTSFYAELIQRSVAALAAQGGAVWLLADGRTPDLVAQLNLDTPLAGADSEARRAHLVAVEEVAKGGQPRLLTPVPASEASRVAPCDALRVLCPVMVEGRAAAVLEILQRSQISLAASQGNLRLLTLLAELAADFHRHHEWRQFRARAAIATKFEQFVEKIHRSLDSQATAYTLANEGRDLVGVDRLSVVIAADKGCRLAATSGLDTFDRRANAVRTLEQLAGAALAQGEPLSYAGDTTALPPQIEAPLQSYVDESHARALLIQPLTGPADAASADRRAAAIGALVVEQFSAGSIDEATARRIEVICQHGGLALRNALAHEAVPFVRALEALSRATWYCRAKGLPRLAWGLAAVAALTVVLAVVPADFELEARGSLQPRQRRDLFAPADGVVDRVDVGHGDQVAAGQALVTLRKPELDVEFSRVLGEISTARKRLEGIQAARLVGGTVEKGRDRDNQMTAEEEELKERLRSLEAEHKILREQQAELQVRAPLDGIVVTWDVERLLSARPVARGQTLLTVARTEGPWVLEVRLADRDVGPVVAAQGQQSTPLAVKFVVATDPATTYQGDVAHIAMSTATDDKDEAFVLVTADIDREQLSAECRRPGATVIAKIHCGRRALGYVWFHELIHAVQSWLLF, translated from the coding sequence ATGAGTGCCAACCCGGTGAGCCTGGATTCCCTAGCTGACGTGATGTTGGACGAAATCGATCAATTGATCGCCGAGCTGGCGAAGTTATCAAAAACGGATGTCCCCCCGACATCGTTCTATGCCGAGTTGATTCAACGCTCGGTGGCCGCCCTGGCCGCGCAGGGGGGAGCGGTTTGGCTGCTAGCTGATGGGCGCACGCCTGACCTGGTGGCGCAGCTCAACTTGGACACGCCCCTGGCCGGCGCCGATTCCGAGGCTCGCCGTGCTCATCTCGTGGCTGTCGAAGAGGTGGCAAAGGGGGGCCAACCTCGATTGCTGACGCCTGTGCCAGCTTCCGAAGCTTCGCGAGTGGCGCCCTGCGACGCGCTGCGCGTGCTGTGTCCCGTGATGGTCGAGGGGCGTGCCGCGGCCGTCCTCGAAATACTGCAGCGCAGTCAGATTTCTCTCGCGGCGTCGCAAGGCAATCTGCGCTTGTTGACGCTCTTGGCCGAGTTGGCCGCCGACTTTCATCGCCATCACGAATGGCGACAATTTCGTGCCCGAGCGGCCATCGCCACGAAGTTCGAGCAGTTCGTCGAGAAGATTCATCGCAGCCTTGACTCGCAAGCGACTGCGTACACGCTTGCCAACGAAGGCCGAGACCTGGTCGGCGTCGATCGCTTGAGCGTCGTGATCGCCGCCGACAAAGGTTGCCGCCTCGCCGCGACCAGCGGCCTGGATACCTTCGATCGGCGGGCTAACGCCGTGCGTACGCTGGAGCAACTTGCGGGGGCGGCGCTCGCCCAAGGGGAACCCTTGAGTTACGCCGGCGACACCACGGCGCTCCCGCCGCAGATCGAGGCTCCGCTGCAGTCCTACGTCGACGAATCGCACGCCCGAGCGCTCTTGATCCAACCACTGACTGGCCCCGCAGATGCGGCGTCAGCTGACCGGCGCGCCGCGGCCATTGGCGCCTTGGTCGTCGAGCAGTTCAGCGCCGGCTCGATCGACGAGGCGACCGCGCGGCGAATCGAGGTGATTTGTCAGCACGGGGGGCTGGCCTTGCGGAACGCGCTGGCGCACGAGGCGGTGCCGTTCGTGCGCGCGCTCGAAGCGCTCAGCCGTGCGACCTGGTACTGCAGGGCCAAGGGGCTGCCTCGTCTGGCCTGGGGATTGGCGGCCGTGGCGGCGCTTACTGTCGTGCTGGCCGTGGTGCCGGCGGACTTCGAGTTGGAAGCGCGAGGCTCACTTCAACCACGTCAGCGCCGCGATCTCTTTGCGCCCGCGGATGGCGTGGTTGATCGCGTCGATGTCGGCCACGGCGACCAGGTCGCCGCTGGTCAGGCATTGGTGACGCTCCGCAAGCCGGAGTTGGATGTCGAGTTCAGCCGCGTGCTGGGAGAAATCTCGACGGCGCGCAAGCGACTCGAAGGCATTCAGGCCGCGCGGCTGGTCGGTGGCACGGTGGAAAAGGGACGTGATCGCGACAATCAGATGACGGCCGAGGAGGAAGAGCTTAAAGAACGCCTCCGCAGTCTGGAGGCCGAACATAAGATTCTCCGCGAGCAGCAGGCGGAACTGCAGGTGCGCGCCCCGCTCGACGGAATTGTCGTCACCTGGGACGTGGAGCGATTGTTGAGCGCTCGGCCCGTGGCCCGCGGTCAAACGCTGCTGACCGTGGCGCGTACCGAGGGACCGTGGGTGCTGGAAGTACGGCTTGCCGACCGGGACGTCGGCCCGGTGGTTGCCGCGCAAGGTCAACAGTCGACTCCGTTGGCGGTCAAGTTCGTGGTGGCCACCGACCCAGCCACGACGTACCAAGGCGACGTGGCTCACATCGCCATGTCGACCGCCACCGACGACAAGGACGAAGCCTTCGTGCTGGTGACCGCCGATATCGACCGGGAACAACTGTCCGCCGAGTGTCGCCGTCCCGGGGCGACAGTGATCGCCAAGATCCATTGTGGCCGCCGCGCGCTTGGCTACGTGTGGTTCCACGAGCTGATCCACGCCGTGCAGTCTTGGCTGTTGTTTTGA
- a CDS encoding efflux RND transporter periplasmic adaptor subunit: MLNKNLCQLFLAALMCGNEAAWAGELRVDAALVTLIEQVDVAAKEAGVLMEIDVREGQCVEAGATLARIDDQLAVLLARRVQTELDIARREANNEVKALFAAKSAEVARAELKRSTDSVEKYSKSISQTELDRLRLVVEKAELESQQAAHEQALAKLTVKQKEVEYETARHNVERCQIKALAAGVVVEIKKRQGEWVEPGMTVVRLVRIDRLRVEGFLAANDLTDHLVGAPVTLVANLPGRAGAEFTGVLVFVSPEINPVNGQVRVWAEVENRDQLLRPGMRASLVIGASRKP, from the coding sequence ATGCTGAATAAGAACCTCTGTCAGTTGTTCCTCGCCGCTCTCATGTGCGGCAACGAGGCCGCGTGGGCCGGCGAATTGCGCGTGGACGCGGCGCTGGTGACGCTGATCGAGCAAGTGGACGTAGCGGCTAAGGAAGCCGGCGTGCTGATGGAGATTGACGTCCGCGAGGGGCAATGCGTCGAAGCCGGCGCCACGCTCGCGCGCATTGACGATCAGCTTGCCGTGCTGCTGGCCCGAAGGGTGCAAACCGAACTTGATATTGCCCGGCGCGAAGCCAACAACGAGGTCAAGGCGTTGTTTGCGGCCAAGTCGGCCGAAGTGGCCCGTGCCGAGTTGAAACGATCGACAGATTCGGTCGAGAAGTACAGCAAGAGCATTTCCCAGACCGAGTTGGACCGGCTGCGGTTGGTGGTGGAAAAAGCCGAGCTCGAAAGCCAACAGGCGGCGCACGAGCAAGCGTTGGCGAAACTGACCGTCAAGCAGAAGGAAGTGGAATATGAAACCGCTCGGCATAACGTCGAGCGCTGTCAGATTAAAGCCTTGGCGGCAGGCGTCGTGGTCGAAATCAAGAAACGACAGGGAGAATGGGTCGAGCCAGGCATGACGGTGGTGCGACTGGTCCGTATTGACCGCTTGCGGGTCGAAGGATTTCTCGCGGCCAACGATTTGACCGACCATCTGGTGGGCGCGCCAGTGACGCTGGTGGCCAATCTGCCCGGTCGCGCGGGTGCCGAGTTCACGGGCGTCTTGGTTTTCGTCAGTCCCGAGATCAATCCCGTCAACGGTCAGGTGCGCGTGTGGGCGGAGGTCGAGAATCGCGATCAACTTTTGCGTCCTGGCATGAGGGCGTCGCTCGTCATTGGCGCGTCGCGCAAGCCGTAA
- a CDS encoding HlyD family efflux transporter periplasmic adaptor subunit, giving the protein MSASSFAPRATSRPLGLRMRPDLVTRPLEFARRKHWTVKDPLALRYYQLRDEEYQILNWLDGSASLDDICRRFEEQYAPCRLTVPQLQAFLGSLHAQGLIISQASAQGDVLLESHQRRRRQDWLQRLSSPLVIRFRGLDPEPLLAWLYPKCRWMFSRGFAVASILLVGVAALLTALRFDSFVARIGDLNAFLTPGNLPWLAAAVIVSKVLHELAHALVCRHFGGECHELGAMCFVFTPCLYCDVSDAWMLPGKWPRAAIGAAGIFLEVLLAAICALLWWSSEPGLLNTLCLNLVVVCSVGTLFLNGNPLMRYDGYYVLADLIELPNLADQAHAVLRQNLARWFLGVELVADRALPERGRGWLMGYAILATGYRWFVVLAALWLLRRAADPYGLAVIVDSLGSFVVGIMLCVPMWRAWRFASNPTRNVEVNGPMAMLRGGGLALLLAGILLLPLPRTVEGPAVMEAKDARRVYALVDGKVSEHVLEGAIVKPGDALARTENLELRRQVAQLEGECRVQRLRLAHLRSQAIQDPTAADAIPVAEKVLEELDERLRLRLLDEQRLLLSAPVAGVVMPQPGPARGLPREELPAHAGTPLDEQNTGMWLKTGDLFCLVGDPQRLQATVAIEQSQIEFMRVGQRVKLRLDEFPGEFLEGTISELAEVELRVAPRELAAGGELPTRVDSQGMHRPLETHYQARVSLDESPHRARLGATGWTKISVDKQPLISRLWRFLTSTFRFIR; this is encoded by the coding sequence ATGTCAGCCAGTTCTTTCGCACCACGAGCAACGAGCCGGCCGCTGGGACTGCGGATGCGGCCTGATCTGGTCACGCGGCCGCTCGAATTTGCGCGGCGCAAGCACTGGACCGTCAAAGACCCGTTAGCGCTGCGTTACTATCAGCTTCGCGACGAAGAATATCAGATTCTCAATTGGCTCGACGGGTCGGCGAGCTTGGACGACATTTGTCGGCGCTTTGAAGAGCAATACGCTCCATGCCGCCTGACGGTTCCTCAGCTCCAAGCATTTCTCGGCTCGCTCCATGCGCAAGGTCTGATCATCAGCCAGGCCAGTGCGCAAGGGGACGTGTTGCTCGAAAGCCATCAGCGGCGACGCCGACAAGATTGGTTGCAGCGTTTGTCGTCTCCGTTGGTGATTCGCTTCCGGGGGCTCGATCCCGAGCCGCTCCTCGCTTGGCTATATCCGAAGTGCCGCTGGATGTTCTCGCGCGGCTTCGCGGTGGCGTCGATCTTGTTGGTGGGCGTGGCGGCGCTGCTCACCGCCCTGCGATTTGACTCGTTTGTCGCGCGCATTGGCGATTTGAATGCATTTCTGACGCCTGGCAACCTGCCCTGGCTGGCGGCGGCGGTCATCGTTTCCAAGGTGCTCCATGAACTGGCCCATGCCCTGGTCTGTCGACATTTCGGCGGCGAGTGTCATGAATTGGGCGCGATGTGCTTCGTCTTTACTCCGTGCCTGTATTGCGATGTGTCCGACGCCTGGATGCTGCCCGGCAAGTGGCCGCGCGCGGCGATCGGCGCTGCGGGCATTTTTCTTGAGGTGCTGCTGGCCGCGATTTGCGCGTTGCTGTGGTGGTCGAGCGAGCCGGGCCTGCTGAATACGCTGTGTCTGAATCTCGTCGTCGTCTGCTCGGTGGGAACGCTGTTCTTGAACGGCAATCCCTTGATGCGGTACGACGGTTACTACGTGCTCGCCGATCTGATTGAATTGCCAAACCTTGCCGATCAGGCTCACGCTGTACTCAGGCAAAACCTGGCCCGCTGGTTCCTAGGCGTGGAACTGGTCGCCGACCGGGCCTTGCCCGAGCGTGGGCGCGGCTGGCTGATGGGCTACGCCATCCTGGCGACGGGCTATCGTTGGTTCGTGGTGCTGGCGGCATTGTGGCTGCTGCGCAGGGCCGCCGATCCGTATGGGCTGGCGGTGATCGTCGATAGTCTTGGCTCGTTTGTCGTTGGAATCATGTTGTGCGTCCCGATGTGGCGTGCTTGGCGCTTTGCCAGCAATCCGACGAGAAACGTCGAAGTCAACGGCCCGATGGCCATGCTGCGTGGCGGTGGTTTAGCGCTGTTGCTGGCGGGAATCTTGCTGCTGCCGCTGCCGCGCACCGTCGAAGGGCCGGCGGTCATGGAAGCCAAAGACGCGCGCCGCGTTTACGCCTTGGTGGATGGCAAGGTGAGCGAGCATGTCTTGGAGGGGGCCATCGTCAAGCCGGGCGACGCCCTAGCCCGCACCGAAAACTTGGAGCTGCGTCGGCAAGTTGCCCAATTGGAAGGGGAATGCCGTGTCCAGCGGTTGCGACTGGCGCACTTGCGCAGTCAGGCGATCCAAGATCCAACTGCGGCCGATGCCATTCCCGTGGCCGAGAAAGTGCTCGAAGAACTTGACGAGCGCCTGCGCTTGCGGCTGCTGGACGAACAGCGGTTGCTGCTCTCGGCCCCCGTCGCCGGCGTGGTCATGCCCCAGCCTGGGCCAGCGCGCGGCTTGCCGAGGGAAGAATTGCCGGCGCACGCTGGCACTCCCTTGGACGAGCAAAACACCGGCATGTGGTTGAAGACCGGCGATTTGTTCTGTCTGGTCGGAGATCCACAACGCCTGCAGGCGACGGTGGCGATTGAACAGAGTCAGATCGAGTTCATGCGAGTTGGCCAGCGCGTGAAGCTTCGCCTGGACGAATTCCCGGGCGAGTTTCTGGAAGGGACGATCAGCGAGCTGGCCGAGGTCGAGCTGCGCGTCGCTCCGCGCGAGCTTGCCGCCGGAGGTGAGTTGCCGACTCGCGTTGACTCCCAAGGCATGCACCGCCCCTTGGAGACACATTACCAGGCCCGCGTGTCGCTCGACGAATCTCCCCATCGTGCGCGACTCGGCGCGACGGGCTGGACCAAGATCTCGGTCGACAAGCAGCCGCTCATCAGCCGGCTGTGGCGATTCCTGACCAGCACCTTCCGCTTCATTCGGTAG